A region from the Phaenicophaeus curvirostris isolate KB17595 chromosome 28, BPBGC_Pcur_1.0, whole genome shotgun sequence genome encodes:
- the USE1 gene encoding vesicle transport protein USE1, whose protein sequence is MAAAAGRGLRLPPAMAATRLELNLMRLLSRCEALAAERRDPEEWRLEKYVAALEVMLHELKQQAGKPAPELLNEYSRKVDFLKGLLEAEKLSSSTEKALANQFLAPGRTPTTTKERTPATKTVHLQTKARCTGKMRSELLGTDPLAIDDSEELNVRKRKGLASDEKQSAVELDAVLQHHQDMQEKLAEEMLSLARSLKNNTLAAQNVIKQDNQTLSHSLRMADQNFEKLKDESDRLEQHAKKSVNWLLWIMLIVVCFIFISMILFIRIFPKLK, encoded by the exons atggcggcggcggccggaCGTGGCCTGCGCCTTCCGCCCGCCATGGCGGCGACGCGGTTGGAGCTGAACCTGATGCGGCTGCTGAGCCGGTGCGAGGCGCTGGCGGCGGAGCGGCGGGACCCGGAGGAGTGGCGGCTGgagaag TATGTGGCTGCGCTGGAAGTCATGCTGCATGAGCTGAAGCAGCAAGCAGG CAAGCCTGCTCCGGAATTGCTGAATGAATACTCGCGCAAAGTGGATTTCCTAAAGGGACTTCTGGAAGCTGAGAAATTG tCTTCATCAACTGAAAAGGCTCTGGCAAATCAGTTCTTGGCCCCTGGACGTACCCCAACCACAACCAAAGAACGAACCCCGGCTACCAAAACGGTTCATCTGCAGACAAAGGCTCGCTGCACAGGCAAGATGAGGAGCGAGCTCCTTGGTACG gaccccctggCTATCGATG ATTCTGAAGAGTTAAATGTCAGGAAACGGAA AGGCCTCGCGTCCGATGAGAAGCAGTCGGCAGTCGAGCTGGATGCCGTGTTACAGCACCACCAGGACATGCAGGAGAAGTTAGCTGAAGAAATGCTAAGTTTGGCTCGCAGTCTCAAAAACAACACTCTGGCTGCGCAGAACGTGATAAAGCAAGATAACCAG ACACTGTCGCATTCGCTCAGGATGGCGGACCAGAACTTTGAGAAGCTCAAGGATGAGTCGGACCGCCTTGAACAGCACGCTAAGAAGTCGGTGAACTGGCTCCTGTGGATAATGTTAATCGTAGTTTGTTTTATATTCATCAGCATGATTCTCTTCATCAGAATCTTCCCCAAactgaaatga